A DNA window from Allokutzneria albata contains the following coding sequences:
- a CDS encoding copper transporter, giving the protein MISLRYHLVSIAAVFLALALGVVLGSTTVSEPLLAGLSNDKDSLGRRVADLQAERNGLNARLADADRFSGAIAPLAVRGQLDQRTVVLITTANANPADRDALTQLLRTAGATITGELQLTETFVDPNKADQLRDLVPRVLPAGAQLPTASDPGTLAGGLIGQLVLLNPQNNKPQASPEESSAALSGLANGGFVRIGPNLRPAQLAVVLTGGAVGGDAAGDRAATVSRFATQLDRAGAGVVLAGRGGSADGTGAVGVVRADTAATSILSTVDNVDSFAGRVVTVLALREQLEGRSGRYGIAGNAQAPAPQMSN; this is encoded by the coding sequence GTGATTTCGCTGAGATACCACCTGGTTTCCATCGCCGCGGTCTTCCTCGCCCTCGCGCTCGGCGTCGTGCTCGGCTCGACCACGGTCAGCGAGCCGTTGCTGGCCGGGCTGTCCAACGACAAGGACTCGCTCGGCAGGCGGGTGGCCGACCTGCAGGCCGAGCGCAACGGGCTGAACGCGCGGCTGGCCGACGCCGACCGGTTCAGCGGAGCCATCGCGCCGCTGGCCGTGCGCGGGCAGCTGGACCAGCGCACCGTCGTGCTGATCACCACCGCCAACGCCAACCCGGCCGACCGGGACGCGCTGACCCAGCTGCTGCGCACCGCGGGCGCGACGATCACCGGCGAGCTGCAGCTCACCGAGACCTTCGTGGACCCGAACAAGGCCGACCAGCTTCGCGACCTGGTGCCGCGGGTGCTGCCCGCGGGCGCGCAGCTGCCGACCGCCTCGGACCCGGGCACCCTGGCCGGGGGTCTGATCGGTCAGCTGGTCCTGCTCAACCCGCAGAACAACAAGCCGCAGGCGAGCCCGGAGGAGAGCAGCGCCGCGCTGAGCGGGCTGGCCAACGGCGGCTTCGTCCGGATCGGGCCGAACCTGCGGCCCGCGCAGCTGGCCGTGGTGCTCACCGGGGGCGCGGTCGGCGGGGACGCGGCCGGGGACCGGGCCGCCACGGTGTCGCGGTTCGCCACCCAGCTCGACCGCGCGGGCGCCGGGGTGGTGCTGGCGGGGCGGGGCGGTTCCGCCGACGGCACCGGCGCGGTGGGCGTGGTCCGCGCCGACACGGCCGCCACCTCGATTCTGTCCACTGTGGACAATGTTGACTCGTTCGCCGGGCGCGTGGTGACCGTGCTCGCGCTGCGGGAGCAGCTGGAGGGCCGCTCCGGGCGGTACGGGATCGCGGGCAACGCGCAGGCGCCCGCCCCGCAGATGTCGAACTAG